The following nucleotide sequence is from Callithrix jacchus isolate 240 chromosome 12, calJac240_pri, whole genome shotgun sequence.
GATGTGCTGGGCTAATAGTGCTTCTCTACACCTTTCCCATTTCCAAGGCTGTCCAGGGATTGGCAAGACAAGGAGTGGGCATGTTGGGTAGTCAGAGAGCCCATTCAGGCTGGAGGGGCTCTGCTGTGCCCTGGACTCTGGCCATAGCCTGGTTGTGGACATGCTGTGAACAGCATGGCATGGGGGCATGTGCCCATGCAAGTATGAGCTCAGGGGTCAGAAGATGTAGTTAAACTTTGGCTGTCCATTTTTTGAATTATAGTAATGACAGCCAAGATCTgtatgatgttttctttttttttttcgagacacagtttcactctgtcacccaggctggagtgcagtggtgctcactgcaacctccgcctcctaggttaaagcgattctcatgcctcagcctcccaagtagctaggattacaggcatgtgataccatgcccagttaatttttgtattattagcagagatggggttttacccttttggccaggcttgtctcaaactcctgacctcaggttatcaaCCTGTCTCAATcccccaaagtggtgggattacaggcgtgagccaccacacccagcctttttttttcatcCTCACACATAACCCTTAGAGGTAGGCAGGGcagtttctggttttattttgatTGTATAAATAAGAAACACATCATATCAAAGATACCTACGTTTCCTTTTAAGTTTGAGATTCCATTTTGTCTGTGCAGAGGCTTTTCCTCGATTGGTAATGCCAGGTGCCAAGTTTTCTGGAAGTGGTGCAAAACTTTGTTAACAATGTGGAAATGGCCAGAGAGAACTGGGCAAAGGTCTGGCAATGTCTGTTTCTGGTGGATGGTGGCACTCTCTCAGTGCCTACCAGCTAGGCCATTCAGGGAGGTGGTGAGAGACTGGGGATTGTAGGAAGGGGGAAAACACTGACTTCAACAATGTTCTCTGATGAATCCTGAGCCGAGATCTTGGATAGTGTAGAAGTTGCTAAGAGCTTCAATCAGCAGAGGCAGGGGTGATGAaggaagcagaagcagcagccccCATCTGAGGGGCCTCCCAACACCCTCTCCAAAGATGCTGAGGTGATGAAGGTgatgaaggaggagaaaaagctaTGGATTCTGCAGCTTGCTAAGAGCTTCAATCAGCAGAGGCAGGGGTGATGAaggaagcagaagcagcagccccCATCTGAGGGGCCTCCCAACACCCTCTCCAAAGATGCTGAGGTGATGAAGGTgatgaaggaggagaaaaagctaTGGATTctgcagctggggttacagaagCCAAAGCCATCAGCTGCTTACCAGTAGCTACAGACTAGCATTTCAGGGGAATCCAGGCTGTAGGGGATGTCTGAAAAGGCCCTACATCTTCTGTTTTGCAAAATTTCAATTGTTTGGGTAAGGGAATCCATTCTGGAGGTTTCATATCCCACTGAGGAGACAGCCCTATCCTTTGCTACTCTTTGTATGTTCTGAgtgccttatttttaaatttcgaATCTTGGCCTTGATTTAAGGAATGTCCTTAACTTTCTTGGCATATGATATGGTACAAAGACAGCAAAGTACAGCCACTGAGAAGGCTAATAAATAAAGGAACCTCAATGCCACAGTCACCTTCTTGTGCATCCCCACAGCACTCCTGGGTCCAGCTCCCTCAGCCCTAGGGCCTCTGCATGCTTGGGACTGGTGTGGCAGGGATGCATTTAGAGTGGCTGAACAcagaggccaaggttggaggtACTATGGGACGGTACAGAGAGGAGGCTCACACAATTCCATTTTCTGGAGAACACTCTCTGCAGCTCCCTCCTACATATACTGCTTTTTGAGAACTAAGTACTCAAGAACTCTTACCTCATTCCATTTTCTCCTTCGACTTGTGCCTTGACTCTTAGTGGAAGTGTACCCTAAACCCAATGAATGCATTCTGAATCAAGCAAGAGGGAGGCTTCAAACATTGTCTTCAGCCTCTTTGCCAAGCTCAGCCTCCCTTGCCGCTCTTCCTTCCAGAGACCTCCAAGGACAAGGGCAGAGCTGATCAGACTCCGAGGAGACAGCTGCAGGTGTAAAGCTAAGGATGCTAACTTGGGCCTTTTCCACGGGAAGAGCTGAAAGGAACCTGAGAATTCCAGTTAGGCCTAAACTAAAGAGCTGGAAACTTTGGGGAAACCACTGCAGCAATGAGGGGAGAGCGTGATCATCTTCAATTTAATCAGCGCTGGGAAAACTTGTGGTCCAGCTGGTAGCACGAGGAGGGACAGTGTCCAGGGGGTGCAAAATTTCTGCAAGTGTCGGAAGGGGGATTCCCCGGGTGGTGTACTGAGAGAGGCTAAGGAACAAACACGGACTTCTTCATCTTAAGTGGGAAAAGGGAAGACCCTAAATAGGGAGCAGTGAGCTGGAATGAAGCCTGAAGTCCCCCTTCCCCCATCTGTCCTCCTCACATGATGGATGAAGTCCGGGACTATACAAGAGGAAAGCAACCCTTTAGGGAACTCTGTTGTCTATCCGGCCTGCACGACCCCAGCCAGCTCGCCCTGATGATCTCTGCCTACTCTCTATTGGGCAGCCTTTGTCGCtaataaaggaaaaggagaaaaccaCCTGCTGCTGTCAGAGGCCACAGACCACCCGCCGGCCTCCCTGACCCTGCCCTCCAACCACACGCGGGACACTGGGCACATAGGAAGCAGGGAGAAGAGCGAAGTAGGGGTGGGTAGCTGTGTGTATCCTGGCGTAGGGTCCTCCTCACTCCCGAAGCCCGAAAGTTCTGGGGCGCTCAGCCTGTGGAATCTAGTTGACATATGGccactccttccctcccctctgggGCTCTTTGGGAAAAAACGGCCTGCCCAGGGCGCCCCGCCATCCTCCTGGGGTACCCCACCGCGCTCGGTTGGGGGCGCAGCACTTTGGAGAGAGGCGTCTGGCCCTGCACCTGGGCTGGGGGCGCTCTACCTTGCGCCCTGGGAGTCTGGGGAGCCTGTCAGGCAGCTGCGGTGGGGCCCTGCCCGCCCGTGCCCAGTCCGGAGCCCAGGCGAACTAGCGCGGCGAGCCTCTTCCCCTCCCGCCTCGGGCGTCCAGAGCCCGCGCCCGCTCCAGttgctgcagctgcagctgctggcGGCTGAGGGGAGCGCGGGGCGCGCGCCGAAGAGGCTCTGGCGGCAAGGACGGGGACGAGGAGGAGTCGGAGGCGGCGAGGAGGAAGAGCGAGCCGAGGCCGAGGACGCTTGCCAGCGTGGCGACAGGACTCGGGGGTCCCGGGAGCATGGGCTAGCAGGCGGCCACGGCCCGGCGGCCGGACGCGGTGAACCTGCCGCGGCCGGGCGCGCACTGGGGCGGCAAGCCAGAGCCGAGAGCAGCCCgggggaggagggctggggtgggggcgccCGGGCTGAGGGGGCCGATTATCCATTATTAACGAGTTGCCGCCTAATAAGCCTAGAGCGGCTCGTTAGCCTTGCGGGAGGCGCGCGGGGAAGGGGGGTCCCCGGCCGGAGCGCAGCGCACACCAGTGGCGCACAGCAGGCGGCGCGGCGCCGAGGACACCCGGGCCCGCGCGAGGAGCCAGGGCGGGCCCGGGGGCGGCGCAGACCCCGGGCGCGGGCGGCCCGCGGCGCCCCCTGGCTCTCGGCGCTCGGGGCCAGCGCAACCCGGGGCTAGCGGGGCGCGGGCCGGGGAGGGGGAGCTGCCCGCGCGCTCCATCCCCCTCCCCCCCGGGCGGGCCGGCGGCCGGGGGgagggcgggcggcggcggctcgCTGTATATATCTCGGCGCACCCCGCCAGGTCGCGCACAGCGCCCCGAGCCCAGGCGCCTCCCCGCCCCCCTCCCGCGCTccgcggcggcagcggcggcagcaGTAGCAGCAATATGGCTGTTGATGGGTGTTCGGGGTGGCGCTGGCGGCGGGAGGAGCTCCCCCGAGCCCCTGCGCCGGCTGCCCGTTGCTAGCTATGGCAAatggtggcggcggcggcggcggcaacagcggcggcggcggcggcggcggaggcagCAGTCTTAGAATGAGTAGCAATATCCACGCGAACCATCTCAGCCTAGAcgcgtcctcctcctcctcttcctcttcttcttcctcctcctcttcctcctcgtcCTCGGTCCACGAGCCCAAGATGGATGCGCTCATCATCCCGGTGACCATGGAGGTGCCGTGCGACAGCCGGGGCCAACGCATGTGGTGGGCTTTCCTAGCCTCCTCCATGGTGACTTTCTTCGGGGGCCTTTTCATCATCTTGCTCTGGCGGACGCTCAAGTACCTGTGGACCGTGTGCTGCCACTGCGGGGGCAAGACGAAGGTAACGCGCGCCCCGGGCGCCCGCCCTCTGCGCCAGCTCCGCCGTTTCTCGGCTTCCCCTGCAGCCCACCTCCTCGCTCGGTGCCGCGCCGTGCCTCCCTTCATCCCGCCTGCCTTCCCCCGGCCGCCTTCCCTTTCCTCCGCTCTCCCGGTGCTCTCGGATCCGGGCAGCGGGCGGCGCGCCGAGGGTGAGGAGTTGCCCCCAGCCAGTGCGCTCCCGGACGCGGATGCCCAATCCTGTCTTCTTGTTTATTGTAGGGTTGTTGGCTGcggctggggcaggggtgggggaccCTCGGGCTCGGGTGCCGTGGTGCGGGGTGGGGAGAGCCAACCCCGCTTGGACGGAGGAAGCTGGGGGCCGCTGGGTGCGTGTTCTGCACCGCTCACCTGTCGGGTCACGGCTCCTGTCGGTGGGCGAGAGGGAGCACATCCGCCCATACTTTAGGAACCTGTTGGGGAAATGAGTTTGTGGGAtcagatagaaaagaaaattctttgggCAGGGGCGAGAATAATTTTGCACAAGGGAATCCCGGGGGAGGAGCATGGCCCGAGGTAGTGGGGGGACTTCGAGGGCGAGAGAAGTTGGGGAGATCCATCCCAGTATTGGGGGCAGCCCATGAGGCTGCCACATTCAGAACGTGTCGAGGTCGCAAATCTGTTGTCACCTCCCACTCCGTCCCTTAGGTGTTCTAGTGGAACATACGCCAAGTTCTTCAGCCTCTGTTCCTTTGCCCCCAGGCCACCCACTTTGGGTCCCCGGAAATGCCCAGCAGCGCGAAGCTGGAGCGGGGGTCCGCCTGAGGCCGCGGTTTTACGCGGAGTTTCTTCCCTGGCGCTCGAGGTGGCTAGATGTCGTCGGCTTTAGCTATTCCTGGCGCCGACGCCCACCAGCATACGCGACACCTTCGATGTATGGTTGCTAGGCTCACTGCCTGGTCTGTACTCGTGTCCCTAGAGATGTCCTCCCTTCCCCGTAGCCGCTGGCTGGAATGGGGGACCCGATGGTGTTTGATAGAAAATTGCAGAATAAAGAAGAACGAACTGGAAAAAAGAGAGTGACCCAGCTGCCTTCTTTCTGAGGAATTCCCATCCGATGGGACTTCACAGCACTAACCGTTTTGGAGGGAAGGGATATCCAGGTGAATAGTGCAAGGTGGATGCACATCGCAGTCCCCACATGTTCACATCTTTTCTACTAAGGTTAATCTGAGGACCCCCTCAAACTTCCATAGGGCACAGCAACTTGTAGAAGCCTCCTTGGGGGCTGAGAGAAGTAGGGAAGTCAGGGGCTATGGGTGAAGGCTGGCTATGAAAACACCAGGGGGAACCGAGGCTCTCTCTCCTGATCGTTAATTATACATCCTATTGGGTGCTGGAGCTCAGCTGTGTTTTGTGGCAGCACATTTGTGTTTTGGAAAATACCGGTGTATTGGAACAAAGGGAGAAAtatgaaaaccatcattcttatcCTCATTCTCTGGCTTCTCGGAGGCCTGCAGGTGTTGGCCAGAGAGCTTTCTTTGGAATTACCTTCTCAGCTGtagaaattcctttttatttgttaacTAGGAAAACCTGCCACTTTCCAGAGACACCCACAGGTTAAGCAAAGCCCTATACACCAGATCCCTGCCTAACCCTCCTGCTGGATCCTTGAGACAGTTTCTTTCTGGAGCTTTCAAATTCCCACattccctctctccatccctctctTCCACCTCCCCCAACAGTCTCAGGAATTTTGTTCCCCGGTGGACTGAGGTTCAGCAACTGTCTTTAGGGGAAAGATCTGAAATGTTCCCTAGATGGAGTGATCTGGGTGAACTTTTTAACAGCTTGCTTTTTTTCAGGCAGTGGGCAATTTTGATCACAATGAAAACTTTTTCAATTATTCAAAATAACTCATGGTGTTTTTGTGATCCTGGAGTCTTAAACACAGCTTCCAAGATCTTTTTACGCTAGTGGGTACAGAAATGCGATTGCAGTGCCTGTAATGAAATGCTAatcccatcacacacacaaaggatCTCCTAAATGATGAGCAAGCATAACTTCTGTCAGTTTACTCAAGGAAATAGGTTTTTGGCAAtgattagaaaaaacaatccgtAAATATTTGGCTATATTTTGTAGCTCCAAGACCCTCTGAGTGGACATAACTGGAACTTAGTTGCTATAAGAAATTTGCCAGCGATGAGAGGTGATGGTGGTTGGTTCAGAAGATGTGAGGCCAGTTTCGAATGAGTACCGGTTCCTTTTGATACCATGAGTCCGTTTTAAAGCATGCCCAGAATCTCTTGATAACTGCCCCTAGATTTGCTCACTTAAAGCATAGGTAGCCAGCTCATTCTAAGCAATAATGGTAAGTCAGGCATTTTAAAAGCTTCTCTTTCTACCCTTGAGGTTTGTGTTTTTATtgcaattgtatttttttcattctttttgctttccaaGTATTTGGTAGTTTTCTCAAGACTTGATGCACATGCATGTATTTGGCTTAAGTTTAGAATAATAACTTTTGTGCTAGATTTCTCAAGAAAAACATAGGCTGCTTTTCTAGAAAATTCTACCAGCCCTCAGATGGGTTCACCCTCACCCTCCTTCAGCCCCAAGATGGTTTGATCAAAAGCTGGAGTCCAGAGGAAAGGAGGCCTTTTGTAGCATCCAAAGTTCTGTGGGAGATAAAATTCAGCAAGGAACTCCGATTTCATGAGCGTTTGGTCTCTGGAATTGCACCAACCTTTTTCATCAAAGGAACCCAAGACTGTGAACGTGCATAGTGGGACATCTCTTCCTTGGTACCTTTGGCCTCTGAATCTCAAATAGGGAAtgactttattcttttgaaaagagtaGCATGTGCACTTTTTCAGAAGTGAAGAAGAAAACATGACAATTTCCTTCTGTTGGGAACTTGGTCACAGTCATTCCAGTGTTCTTTGCTGTAATTTTTTGCATTATTGTTTTTTGGCTTGTTGGATTTTATCAGAGCTCTCTATTCACTTGGCTGTGACATTGTAAAGTTCGATCCTGTCGTAGactatattgaatagggagtTTCTCTGGTAACCTGAATAAAACCATGACTTTGaagaagttatttaacctctctggtgTCTCTCTTTCCTTGTATATAAAATGTGGGAATTGAATTCTGTGAGTTCTAATGTCCCTTCCTGCTCTGTGATTTGATataggagagggagaggagttgAGGAATGAGGGTTAAAGTTTCTAGCTCAGAATGTGTTTTGCAATTCCCCAGCAATTCCTCTAGGAATTCAGTCTCGGAACAGTTAtgtatctttatttctaccttctgCTCATCTTCCATCATATGGTCCACTTCTCATTAAATATCTGGGGAAACCAAGGCCAACTTCCTG
It contains:
- the KCNMA1 gene encoding calcium-activated potassium channel subunit alpha-1 isoform X48; amino-acid sequence: MANGGGGGGGNSGGGGGGGGSSLRMSSNIHANHLSLDASSSSSSSSSSSSSSSSSSVHEPKMDALIIPVTMEVPCDSRGQRMWWAFLASSMVTFFGGLFIILLWRTLKYLWTVCCHCGGKTKATHFGSPEMPSSAKLERGSA